CAGCGCCTGAAAGTGCTAAAGATTGAGAAAGCGCTGTGGGATGAGACCAACCTTCAGGCACTGATTCAACACTGCAGCCTGCGGCTAACGCGTGACTTCAGCCCGCGCGATCGCCTGTTTTTGCAAATCTTCATGAAGTATTCACTGTGTCAGCGGCAAAACGCCCTCTTCAATCAGGGACAGCGCGCGTGGCTGGCAGAGAAAGCAGAGCGCGCCGCCGCCGACGATGTGATTCATCATTGGCAGAAACGCTGCCACTTAGCGCCCGATGCCAGCGAAACTGACTTCTGGACGCTACTATTCAGCCTGATTCATGCACCGAACGGTGCGGAACTCCATCATCCTCAGGCCATTAAACTGATGCAAGCAGTGCAAGCACTGGTTGTACGTTTTGAACAAATGGCACAGACGCGCTTCAAAAATCAGCAAGAGCTCACCCAGCAGCTGTTTACGCATCTGGCGCAGGCGCTGGATCGTAGCCACTTTTCCATCGGCATTGATAACAGCGTGGCGCTGGATGTTGCGCGGCTCTACCCGCGCCTGCTGCGCACCACCGAACGTGCACTCCACCCTTTCAGCACGGACTTTGGTACGCGCTTTAGCGCGGAGGAAGTGAGCCTGGTGGCGGTGCTGTTTGGTGCCTGGCTAATGCAGGAGAGTGCGTTGCAGGAAAAGCAGGTGCTGCTGCTGACCGGCGCCGATGCGGCGCTGGAACAGTTGCTGGAGCAACAGCTGCGGGAAATGACGCTGTTACCCATTAACATCAGCTATCAGGATGTGATGCATTTTCAACGGGAAGGCGCACCACGGGATATCGCGCTGGTGATCACGCCATACGCCATTTCACTGCCGCTGTTCTCACCGCCGCTGATTCAGGCGGAGCTGCCGCTGAGTAGCCATCAGCAGCAGCGCATCCGCCAATTGCTCGAGAGCTAGGCGGTTCGCGGACGCAGGAACAGCGCCGGCAGCGCCACCAATGCCATTACCCAGAACAGATGTCCTTGCAGATGGGCAAACAGCACGCCACAAATCATTGTCATCACCGCGATACCGCCGCCCATTGCCAGCGCCGAATAAAGCGATTGCAGACGAATCACTTCTGCACCTTTGCGTGCGGCAATAAAACGCATCGCCGCTAAATGACAAACGGTAAAGCTGCCGCAGTGCAGAATCTGCGCCACAATCAGCAGTGGCAGCGCGGTGCTGGATCCCAGCAGCGTCCAACGCACGATGGCACATGCTCCGGATAACAGCAGCAGGTCGCGCGCGGTCCAGCGGCGGAACAGCCGGCCACTGAGCGCAAAAATAATGATTTCGGCGACAACGCCTAATGACCACAAATAGCCAATAATCGACGCAGAATAACCGCTTTCCTGCCACCAGATGGCGCTGAAGCTGTAATAGGCCGCGTGCGCGCCCTGCAGCAGCGTTACGCATAACATAAAGCGCCACACTGCATTTTCGCGCAGCAGCTCACGCCACGCCTGCCAGCCGCCGTCTGTTGACGTCTGACGTTCACTGCCCTGCGGCCTGGTCGCCGGTGTTAACATCATTCCACCCAGCATGCCGATCGCGCCTAATGACAGCAGCACCAAAATCGCCTGAGACGAGAACGCAGTGACTAACATGCCGGTTAAGGCGGAACTGATAACAAACGCCAGCGAACCCCAAAGACGAACCGGCCCATAGGCCAGGCCAATTTGCTGCGTCCAGGTAGCGGCCAGCGCATCGCTCAGCGGCACCAGCGGTGAGAAAAACAGGTTGAAGCCGATCATCACCAATAGCAGCCACATCCACTGTTGCCCAAGCCAATAACCGATGGCGAACAGACAGGTCATAAGCGCCAGCAGGCGCAGAGCAGTGATCAACTGTGCCGGATTTTTAACCTGTGAGGCAATCAGCAAGCTCCCCACGAAGCGGGCCACCATGCCGCAGCCGAGCAGCAGGCCAATCTTTTCGGCATCAAGGCCTGCACCTTTCAGCCAAACGCTCCAGAAAGGCAGGTAGATGCCATAACAAAAGAAGTAAGTGAAGTAGCCCAATCCGAGCCATTTGGCCGAGCCGATTGCCATATTCCCTCCAGCAAAGATGCTGCTCTGCAGCACGAGTGGTCGCTACTTTGTCAGAGCGCTATAGCGACGGCAATAAAAAAGGATGGCCTAAGCCATCCTTTTTCCTGCTGCATCGACAGACGTAAAAACTTACGCGTATACCGGCAGACGGCTGCAGATTTCCAGCACTTTCTGTTTGGTACGTTCGATGGTCGCTTCGTCGTTGATGTTGTCCAGCACGTCAGCAATCCAGCCCGCTAGTTCACGAACTTCAGCTTCTTTAAAGCCGCGACGCGTCACCGCTGGCGTACCGATACGGATACCTGAAGTTACGAACGGGCTCTTCGGATCGTTTGGAACGCTGTTTTTGTTCACGGTAATGTTAGCGCGGCCCAAAGCGGCATCAGCTTCTTTACCGGTCAGGTTTTTGCTCACCAGATCGATCAGGAACAGGTGGTTGAAAGTACCACCAGAAACGATGTTGTAACCACGCTCCAGCAGAACTTCCACCATCGCTTTGGCATTCTTAGCAACCTGCTGCTGATAAGTCTTGAACTCTGGCTCCATCGCTTCTTTGAATGCAACGGCTTTACCGGCGATCACGTGCATCAGAGGACCACCCTGGCCGCCCGGGAACACCGCGGAGTTCAGCTTTTTATACAGATCTTCGTCACCGTTTTTCGCCAGGATCAGGCCGCCGCGCGGACCCGCCAGGGTTTTGTGGGTGGTAGAGGTTACGATGTGTGCATGAGGAACCGGGTTCGGATAGACGTCTGCGGCGATCAGGCCAGCAACGTGGGCCATATCAACGAACAGGTAGGCGCCAACGCTGTCAGCGATTTCACGCATTTTGGCCCAGTCGCACACGCCAGAGTAGGCGGAGAAACCACCGACGATCATTTTCGGCTTATGGGTTTGCGCCAGTTCAGCCAGTTCGTCGTAATTGATTTTGCCGGTTTCATCGATGCCGTAAGGGATAACCTTGTACAGCTTGCCAGACAGGTTAACCGGAGAACCGTGCGTCAGGTGACCACCGTGCGCCAGGTTCATACCCAGAATGGTGTCGCCCGGCTGCAGCAGTGCCGTGTACACCGCGAAGTTAGCCTGCGAACCTGAGTGCGGCTGTACGTTAGCGTAATCAGCGCCGAACAGTTCTTTAGCACGATCGATCGCCAACTGCTCAACGATATCAACGTATTCACATCCGCCGTAGTAGCGTTTGCCCGGATAGCCTTCGGCATATTTGTTGGTGAGTTGTGAACCTTGTGCCTGCATTACGCGTGGGCTGGTGTAGTTTTCAGAAGCAATCAGTTCAATGTGCTCTTCCTGACGCACTTTCTCTTGCTCCATAGCCTGCCACAACGCGGCATCATAATCGGCAATGTTCATATCACGCTTTAACATCCGGACTCTCCTGACTCAGCTAACTTTTTAACGGCAGTTTAGGCCCCGGCTAAGGGGCGAAGGCGAACAGTGTAAACGGTTTTGACAGGGGACGGTAGCGCCAATCCCCTCTTTTTGCGCAATCGATTGGCATGGCGCTGGAACGGCTTTTTTACGCTTTTTTGCCAGCGTGAAAATCGCGAGATTTGTTCACTTTGCACGGGAATAAATTTCAGCTTTGCGGGCCAGCGCGCACCTTTTTTGCCTAATCCTTAATCACAACGAGGGATTTACAGGCGCTTCGATTAACCATAAGATGCATTTAAAATACATGTTTAAATTCACTCTGAGGATTTCACCATGCTCGACGCGCAAACCATCGCTACCATTAAATCCACCTTGCCTGCCATCGCTCAAATCGGTCCCCAGCTCACCGGTCACTTTTATCAGCGTTTGTTAACCCAGCATCCTGAACTGAAAAACGTCTTCAACATGAATAATCAACGCAGCGGCAATCAGCGTGAAGCCTTGTTCAACGCGATTGTGGCCTATGGCAGCAATCTGGAAAATTTGGCGGTGCTGTTGCCGGCGGTGGAGAAGATCGCGCAGAAGCATGCCAGCCTGAACATTCAGCCTGAACAATACGCGATTGTGGGCGAAAACCTGCTGGCAACCATTGATGAGTTGCTGCACCCGGGCGAAGAGGTGCTGACCGCATGGGGAAAAGCTTATGGCGTGCTGGCCGATGTGTTTATTCAGCGTGAAGAAGCGATTTATTCTGCGTCCGAAGAGAAAGCCGGCGGCTGGCGCGGCGCGCGTGATTTCCGTATTCGCGCCATCAACCAAGAAAGCTCAGTGATTAAGAGTTTTGAGCTGGTGCCGAACGACGGTCAGCCAGTGGCAACATTCTTGCCTGCCCAGTATCTGGCCATTAGCCTGCAACCTGCAGGCTACGAAAATATCCAGCATCGCCAGTATTCGCTGACGCATCAACCGAACGGCACCTTCTATCGCATTGCAGTAAAACGCGAAGCGCTGGGCAGCGTATCGGGTTGGCTGCATGACAATGCACAGGTCGGAGATATCGTGCAGTGCGCCGCTCCAGCGGGCGATTTCTTCCTGCAGGCTGACGCGGCGACACCCATCACCTTAATCTCTGCTGGCGTGGGACAAACTCCGATGCTGGCGATGCTGGCTAATCTGGCGGAGCAGCAACATCCTGCAGCAGTTAACTGGCTACACGCGGCTGAAGCCGGTTCCCAACATGCCTTTGCTGAAGAGGTAAAATCGTTTGGCACACGTCTGCCAAACTTCGCCAGTCACGTTTGGTATCGCCAACCTGAAAGCGCAGATGCAGGACGTTATAACGATGTGGGATTGATGGATCTGGCGGGCGTATCTTCCGCGCTAAATCAGCCCGAGCGCCAATTCTGGATCTGCGGTCCACTGCCGTTTATGCAGTTTGTCGCGCGTCAGTTAGTCGATGCGGGTGTGAGCGGCGATCGTATCCATTACGAAGTGTTTGGTCCGCACAAGGTGCTGTAAAACAGAAAGCCTGCACAAGGCAGGCTTTCTTAGACAATGCGCGAAGGGGCTTAAATCGCCTCTTCGTCCTCTTCACCGGTACGAATACGCACCACGCGCGCTACGTCGAAGACAAAAATTTTGCCGTCGCCAATTTTGCCGGTCTGCGCAGTTTTCATTATGGTTTCTACGCAGGTGTCGACGATGTCGTCACCGACCACCATTTCAATTTTCACTTTTGGCAGAAAATCGACCATGTATTCCGCGCCGCGATACAGTTCCGTGTGGCCTTTCTGACGGCCAAAGCCTTTGACTTCACTGACCGTCATCCCGGTGATGCCCACTTCCGCTAACGCTTCACGTACATCATCGAGTTTGAATGGTTTGATAATTGCATCGATCTTTTTCATGACAGATCCTTTTTTACTCCCTCCATGATGGACGGATACCGTTAGTATAAGTGTTCCTGACACCGCCGCAGCACGCTACTCTTTAAATTCGCTGGCGTCTAGCTCATGGCGCGACAGCAGCTTATAGAATTCAGTGCGGTTACGTCCAGCCAGACGCGCGGCGTTAGTGACATTTCCTTTGGTCATCTGCAACAGTTTACGCAGATAGTTCAGCTCAAACTGATTACGCGCCTCGACGAAGGTTGGCAACGCGGTATTTTCTCCTGCCAGCGCCTGCTCCACCAGCGCATCGCCGATCACCGGTGCAGTACTCAACGCTACGCACTGCTCAATCACGTTCACCAATTGCCGCACATTGCCCGGCCATGCTGCGCCAACCAGTCGTTTCATGGCATCCACCGAGAAGCTACGCACGGAAGGTTTATGGCGATCGGCGGACTGGCGCAGCAGATGATTCGCCAGCAGCGGAATATCTTCGGCACGCTCATGCAGCGCAGGAATTTTCAGATTCACCACGTTGAGGCGATAGTAGAGGTCCTCGCGGAAACTCTTTTTCTCCATCGCTTTCGGCAAATCACGGTGCGTCGCGGAAATGATACGCACGTTGATCTCCAGATCGCGGTTACTGCCCAGCGGGCGCACCTTGCGCTCCTGCAGTACGCGTAGCAATTTCACCTGCAACGCCTGCGGCATATCGCCGATCTCATCCAGAAACAGTGTGCCGCCCTCAGCCGCCTGGAACAGCCCTTCACGCGCGCTGACTGCTCCCGTAAAGGCACCTTTGGCGTGGCCAAACAGTTCAGATTCCAG
The sequence above is drawn from the Pantoea nemavictus genome and encodes:
- the csiE gene encoding stationary phase inducible protein CsiE — protein: MSSAPSSAPLFSRSQRRCHLLLLLFLPAPALTLEKLCQLNGVAPVVARQDIADVGEEIQRYHQLELHQMVDGSFRIHGTELDRRLCLIHWLRRALRLSQDFVCEHFAPILRQRLKVLKIEKALWDETNLQALIQHCSLRLTRDFSPRDRLFLQIFMKYSLCQRQNALFNQGQRAWLAEKAERAAADDVIHHWQKRCHLAPDASETDFWTLLFSLIHAPNGAELHHPQAIKLMQAVQALVVRFEQMAQTRFKNQQELTQQLFTHLAQALDRSHFSIGIDNSVALDVARLYPRLLRTTERALHPFSTDFGTRFSAEEVSLVAVLFGAWLMQESALQEKQVLLLTGADAALEQLLEQQLREMTLLPINISYQDVMHFQREGAPRDIALVITPYAISLPLFSPPLIQAELPLSSHQQQRIRQLLES
- a CDS encoding 3-phenylpropionate MFS transporter, with amino-acid sequence MAIGSAKWLGLGYFTYFFCYGIYLPFWSVWLKGAGLDAEKIGLLLGCGMVARFVGSLLIASQVKNPAQLITALRLLALMTCLFAIGYWLGQQWMWLLLVMIGFNLFFSPLVPLSDALAATWTQQIGLAYGPVRLWGSLAFVISSALTGMLVTAFSSQAILVLLSLGAIGMLGGMMLTPATRPQGSERQTSTDGGWQAWRELLRENAVWRFMLCVTLLQGAHAAYYSFSAIWWQESGYSASIIGYLWSLGVVAEIIIFALSGRLFRRWTARDLLLLSGACAIVRWTLLGSSTALPLLIVAQILHCGSFTVCHLAAMRFIAARKGAEVIRLQSLYSALAMGGGIAVMTMICGVLFAHLQGHLFWVMALVALPALFLRPRTA
- the glyA gene encoding serine hydroxymethyltransferase, whose product is MLKRDMNIADYDAALWQAMEQEKVRQEEHIELIASENYTSPRVMQAQGSQLTNKYAEGYPGKRYYGGCEYVDIVEQLAIDRAKELFGADYANVQPHSGSQANFAVYTALLQPGDTILGMNLAHGGHLTHGSPVNLSGKLYKVIPYGIDETGKINYDELAELAQTHKPKMIVGGFSAYSGVCDWAKMREIADSVGAYLFVDMAHVAGLIAADVYPNPVPHAHIVTSTTHKTLAGPRGGLILAKNGDEDLYKKLNSAVFPGGQGGPLMHVIAGKAVAFKEAMEPEFKTYQQQVAKNAKAMVEVLLERGYNIVSGGTFNHLFLIDLVSKNLTGKEADAALGRANITVNKNSVPNDPKSPFVTSGIRIGTPAVTRRGFKEAEVRELAGWIADVLDNINDEATIERTKQKVLEICSRLPVYA
- the hmpA gene encoding NO-inducible flavohemoprotein yields the protein MLDAQTIATIKSTLPAIAQIGPQLTGHFYQRLLTQHPELKNVFNMNNQRSGNQREALFNAIVAYGSNLENLAVLLPAVEKIAQKHASLNIQPEQYAIVGENLLATIDELLHPGEEVLTAWGKAYGVLADVFIQREEAIYSASEEKAGGWRGARDFRIRAINQESSVIKSFELVPNDGQPVATFLPAQYLAISLQPAGYENIQHRQYSLTHQPNGTFYRIAVKREALGSVSGWLHDNAQVGDIVQCAAPAGDFFLQADAATPITLISAGVGQTPMLAMLANLAEQQHPAAVNWLHAAEAGSQHAFAEEVKSFGTRLPNFASHVWYRQPESADAGRYNDVGLMDLAGVSSALNQPERQFWICGPLPFMQFVARQLVDAGVSGDRIHYEVFGPHKVL
- the glnB gene encoding nitrogen regulatory protein P-II; translated protein: MKKIDAIIKPFKLDDVREALAEVGITGMTVSEVKGFGRQKGHTELYRGAEYMVDFLPKVKIEMVVGDDIVDTCVETIMKTAQTGKIGDGKIFVFDVARVVRIRTGEEDEEAI
- the glrR gene encoding two-component system response regulator GlrR; protein product: MKQSARLLLVDDDPGLLKLLGMRLSSEGFQVATAASGPEALRHLQKEKVDLVISDLRMDEMDGLALFGEVQKRHAGLPVIILTAHGSIPEAVSATQQGVFSFLTKPVDRDALYKAIDEALAQRAPMSDDGWREAIVTRNPQMLRLLDQSHMVAQSDVSILINGQSGTGKEVLAQAIHAASPRATKPFIAINCGALPEQLLESELFGHAKGAFTGAVSAREGLFQAAEGGTLFLDEIGDMPQALQVKLLRVLQERKVRPLGSNRDLEINVRIISATHRDLPKAMEKKSFREDLYYRLNVVNLKIPALHERAEDIPLLANHLLRQSADRHKPSVRSFSVDAMKRLVGAAWPGNVRQLVNVIEQCVALSTAPVIGDALVEQALAGENTALPTFVEARNQFELNYLRKLLQMTKGNVTNAARLAGRNRTEFYKLLSRHELDASEFKE